The following are encoded in a window of Flavobacterium psychrotrophum genomic DNA:
- a CDS encoding 2TM domain-containing protein encodes MENSFNDNMKLERARKKVKSIKGFYKHLTVYIIINVALLVVKAVELEPGEPFFHWGTFSTAFFWGLGLLFHGFGVFGTDLFLGTGWEERKIKEYMDKNPDGQQTKWE; translated from the coding sequence ATGGAAAATTCATTTAACGACAACATGAAACTCGAAAGGGCACGTAAAAAAGTAAAATCTATTAAAGGCTTTTACAAGCACCTTACCGTATATATCATTATTAACGTGGCATTGCTCGTTGTAAAAGCAGTAGAACTGGAGCCGGGCGAACCGTTTTTCCACTGGGGTACATTTAGCACTGCATTCTTTTGGGGATTAGGGCTACTGTTTCACGGCTTTGGTGTTTTTGGTACCGACCTTTTCTTAGGTACAGGCTGGGAAGAACGTAAGATAAAAGAATATATGGATAAAAATCCTGATGGGCAGCAAACCAAGTGGGAGTAA
- a CDS encoding Crp/Fnr family transcriptional regulator has product MNPYAQINKSISRYVDFTDEELEILNSLMEFKTVPKKTIMLHEGDMCNFEAFVVKGCVRKYYIDPNGFEVILQFAIEDGWIGDISFSVFEQAPSKLYVETLEDCEFLMFNPESKEELFRRAPRFERAFRILMQRHLWVTQNRLINTISKTALDKYVEFLEQYPTLPQRVAQHYIASYLGISAEFLSKTRAKLAKI; this is encoded by the coding sequence ATGAATCCTTACGCACAGATAAACAAGAGCATTAGCCGCTATGTAGACTTTACCGATGAAGAACTTGAAATCCTGAATTCGCTAATGGAATTTAAGACTGTGCCTAAAAAGACCATCATGCTACACGAAGGCGATATGTGTAATTTTGAAGCTTTTGTAGTAAAAGGCTGTGTGCGTAAATACTACATCGACCCAAACGGTTTTGAAGTTATATTACAGTTTGCCATTGAAGACGGCTGGATTGGAGACATCTCTTTCAGCGTTTTTGAACAGGCACCCAGCAAGTTATATGTAGAAACTTTAGAAGACTGCGAATTCCTGATGTTTAATCCCGAGAGCAAAGAAGAACTTTTTCGACGTGCGCCACGCTTTGAAAGAGCTTTCAGGATACTGATGCAGCGCCACCTATGGGTTACCCAAAACAGGCTTATAAATACCATAAGCAAAACGGCATTAGATAAGTATGTAGAGTTTTTAGAGCAGTACCCTACCCTGCCACAGCGTGTAGCGCAGCACTACATTGCATCTTACCTGGGCATTTCTGCCGAGTTTCTAAGCAAAACAAGGGCAAAACTGGCGAAGATCTAA
- a CDS encoding VOC family protein, with protein MARVTGFGGLFFRSKDNKALAAWYEQHLGINGMAWQQEAGPTVFAPFKEDTTYFGSDTQQFMMNFRVEGIDELVDKLKADGVRVDDNRMEESYGKFAWIYDLDGNKIELWEPVAE; from the coding sequence ATGGCAAGAGTAACAGGATTTGGCGGATTGTTTTTCCGCTCTAAAGATAACAAGGCGCTGGCTGCATGGTATGAGCAGCATCTGGGTATTAACGGCATGGCATGGCAACAGGAAGCCGGGCCAACGGTTTTTGCCCCGTTTAAGGAAGACACAACCTATTTTGGCAGCGATACCCAGCAGTTTATGATGAACTTTAGGGTGGAGGGCATTGATGAACTTGTAGATAAGCTTAAAGCAGATGGCGTGCGCGTTGATGATAACCGTATGGAAGAATCTTATGGTAAGTTTGCCTGGATATACGACCTGGATGGCAATAAGATAGAGCTTTGGGAGCCTGTTGCAGAATAA
- a CDS encoding DUF4199 domain-containing protein yields MKTLTKSIILHGLIGGVISISGFFFMELYNGNAHGTMSMVAGYAAMLLAFSLIFVAIKNYRDNQNDGVISFGKAFKAGLLIALITATVYVVIWLIYSTYFSPDFMEQYSKAMLSQMAKDGKSATEIQATAAEMKGFAELYKNPFFNAAITYTEILPLGIVISLISALILKRKQKNITWQE; encoded by the coding sequence ATGAAGACACTTACAAAAAGTATTATCCTCCACGGCCTCATAGGTGGCGTTATAAGTATATCGGGTTTCTTCTTTATGGAACTGTATAACGGCAACGCCCATGGTACCATGAGCATGGTGGCCGGCTATGCGGCAATGCTGCTGGCTTTTTCGCTAATATTTGTCGCCATTAAAAACTACCGCGATAATCAAAATGATGGTGTTATCAGCTTTGGCAAGGCATTTAAGGCCGGGCTGCTTATCGCACTTATAACAGCTACAGTATATGTAGTAATATGGCTTATTTATTCTACCTATTTTAGCCCTGATTTTATGGAGCAGTATAGCAAAGCCATGCTCAGCCAGATGGCTAAAGATGGTAAAAGCGCAACTGAAATACAGGCAACCGCCGCAGAAATGAAAGGCTTTGCGGAACTTTATAAAAATCCATTTTTTAATGCCGCTATAACCTACACCGAAATTTTACCGTTGGGTATTGTTATATCGCTTATTAGTGCACTAATTTTAAAACGTAAACAAAAAAATATAACATGGCAAGAGTAA
- a CDS encoding helix-turn-helix transcriptional regulator, translating to MPKYKTVMFKAAVKYKSVVLYGICLAALLFLMRILEYRYLIISNAQEIYTAFIAILFTALGIWLALKLTKPKKETVIIEKQVFITTDQHPDLTTAFTHNLSKRETEVLALMGKGLSNAEIADTLFVSLNTVKTHSSKIFEKLEVKRRTQAIEKAKQLAIIK from the coding sequence TTGCCCAAATACAAAACCGTAATGTTTAAGGCAGCTGTAAAATATAAATCTGTTGTGCTTTATGGCATTTGCCTAGCTGCACTTTTATTCCTTATGCGGATACTGGAATACCGTTACCTCATTATAAGCAATGCGCAGGAAATCTATACCGCATTTATTGCAATACTGTTTACAGCGCTTGGCATCTGGCTCGCCTTAAAATTAACTAAGCCCAAAAAGGAAACAGTGATCATAGAAAAACAAGTTTTTATTACCACTGATCAGCATCCTGACCTTACTACGGCTTTTACCCACAACCTCAGCAAACGCGAAACCGAAGTTTTGGCTCTTATGGGTAAAGGCCTGAGCAATGCCGAGATTGCCGATACACTTTTTGTATCGCTCAATACAGTCAAGACACATTCATCTAAAATATTTGAAAAGCTTGAGGTAAAACGGCGCACCCAGGCAATAGAAAAAGCCAAACAACTGGCTATCATAAAATAA
- a CDS encoding redoxin family protein, whose amino-acid sequence MNNYITALKAEHIKKKGTGMYWVAAIIGAFMPILYALIMIIENLGDDTASKSKGSIPYNYFTDIIHEMLGGYAEFFFPLLIIISVSRITQLDHKNGGWQLMETQPVNKWAIYSSKFTVLLITNLISILTLVAASYLAGGLMMAVIEVPKAATFGFEAGPVFNIVLRLFVAGLFFTALQYLISVLMPSFVWSMLIGFFLLLGYLFLKIFNVTPGWYPLAILGKVSEYKNGSELGYWLIYSEVAALILTTATIYTGFNWYRHKGLKAAFAGTAVRAASLVGVLALTALLSWYIFKPNMYEAHNRTVIAGKLESKEKVKILYILDNFIQDTVAAIPVIDNRFQYEIKKDIPLDRYKFTFENGVNSDFYFGKNDSIYLDIKKYGNSVDGKITGTRLAENQYKQGNENNFAYVAYMLEQKQDLDNVSFYTRQIYKEWDDAMNATDKFRTADNYVPRTDFVSYTKKIITLTYLNYWYDLVKMRKAVYPGQPTKPTPEIAGMIKSVSLHDDALLSNEGYFNYVTSRLIENNEADIDEGTKILRAIAAMKPGTFKDKLLFWQLKSSLREANTIEERANLMKYYAYTFKDTKYSNIVAGINKTLDGIAKGKEAPAIAGTTIDNKPFSLEQYKGKLIAIDVWATWCGPCREESPKFEKIALKYKKEGIQFVALSTDRKIEDWYMDAKLKSKSVLQVHIDNNEFFSTAYDVEFIPRFILIGKDGKLINAKMPRPGEKTFEDIIRKELGMKEL is encoded by the coding sequence ATGAACAACTATATTACCGCCCTTAAGGCAGAACACATAAAAAAGAAGGGCACCGGTATGTACTGGGTTGCCGCAATAATAGGCGCTTTTATGCCTATTTTATATGCCCTTATAATGATTATCGAGAACCTGGGCGACGATACCGCATCTAAAAGCAAGGGCAGCATACCCTATAATTATTTTACCGATATAATACATGAAATGTTAGGCGGCTATGCTGAGTTCTTTTTCCCGCTACTCATAATTATTTCGGTAAGCCGTATAACACAATTAGACCACAAAAATGGCGGCTGGCAGCTTATGGAAACGCAGCCGGTAAATAAATGGGCTATTTATTCGTCTAAATTTACGGTGCTGCTTATAACCAACCTTATTTCTATACTTACACTGGTTGCAGCAAGCTACCTTGCCGGCGGCCTGATGATGGCCGTAATTGAAGTGCCAAAAGCAGCCACTTTTGGGTTTGAGGCCGGGCCTGTGTTTAACATTGTACTGCGCCTGTTTGTGGCAGGGCTTTTCTTTACCGCACTACAGTACCTTATATCAGTACTTATGCCGAGCTTTGTATGGAGCATGCTTATTGGGTTCTTTTTGCTGCTGGGCTACCTGTTCCTTAAAATATTTAACGTTACCCCGGGATGGTACCCTTTGGCAATATTAGGTAAGGTATCTGAGTATAAAAACGGCAGCGAACTGGGCTACTGGCTTATTTATAGCGAAGTTGCCGCACTTATACTTACGACTGCTACCATTTACACAGGTTTTAACTGGTACCGCCACAAAGGTTTAAAAGCGGCTTTTGCAGGCACTGCCGTAAGGGCGGCCTCGTTAGTGGGTGTACTGGCTTTAACCGCATTGCTTTCATGGTACATTTTTAAACCAAATATGTATGAAGCACACAACCGCACGGTTATAGCCGGTAAACTGGAAAGTAAGGAGAAAGTAAAAATACTGTATATCCTTGATAATTTTATTCAGGATACCGTGGCTGCCATACCAGTAATTGACAATCGTTTTCAGTATGAAATAAAAAAGGACATTCCGTTAGACAGGTATAAGTTTACTTTTGAAAATGGCGTTAACAGCGATTTTTATTTTGGTAAAAACGACAGTATATATTTAGATATTAAAAAATATGGCAACTCTGTTGATGGTAAAATTACCGGTACACGTCTGGCAGAAAACCAGTATAAACAGGGCAATGAAAATAACTTTGCTTATGTAGCCTATATGCTTGAGCAAAAACAGGACCTTGATAATGTAAGCTTTTACACCAGGCAAATCTATAAAGAATGGGATGACGCCATGAACGCTACCGACAAATTCAGGACGGCTGATAACTATGTGCCCCGTACCGATTTTGTTTCTTACACTAAAAAAATAATTACCCTTACTTATCTTAACTACTGGTACGACCTGGTAAAAATGCGTAAGGCAGTATATCCCGGCCAGCCTACAAAACCAACACCTGAGATTGCGGGCATGATAAAGTCGGTGTCGTTGCATGACGATGCGTTGCTTAGTAACGAGGGGTATTTTAACTATGTAACCTCGCGACTTATTGAAAACAACGAGGCCGATATTGACGAAGGTACTAAGATACTACGCGCTATTGCCGCAATGAAACCGGGTACATTTAAGGACAAACTTCTTTTCTGGCAATTAAAAAGCAGCCTGCGCGAAGCCAACACTATTGAGGAGCGTGCCAACCTTATGAAGTATTATGCCTATACCTTTAAAGATACTAAGTATAGTAATATTGTAGCAGGTATAAACAAAACGCTGGATGGTATAGCCAAGGGCAAAGAGGCTCCGGCCATTGCGGGTACTACTATAGACAACAAGCCTTTTTCTCTTGAGCAGTATAAAGGCAAGCTTATAGCCATAGATGTATGGGCTACATGGTGTGGCCCGTGCAGGGAAGAATCGCCTAAGTTTGAAAAGATTGCCCTTAAGTATAAAAAGGAAGGTATACAGTTTGTAGCGCTGAGCACCGACAGAAAAATTGAGGACTGGTATATGGATGCCAAGCTAAAAAGCAAAAGCGTACTACAGGTACATATAGATAATAATGAGTTTTTTAGTACGGCTTATGACGTTGAGTTTATTCCGCGCTTTATCCTGATAGGAAAAGACGGCAAGCTGATAAATGCAAAAATGCCTCGCCCTGGCGAAAAAACCTTTGAAGATATTATAAGGAAAGAGCTCGGGATGAAAGAGCTGTAA
- a CDS encoding ABC transporter ATP-binding protein produces the protein MPEYIIQTEGLNFQYSKYRKVLENVSLNIPKGAIYGFLGPNGAGKSTTMRLLTGILPEQEKSIKVFGKPLHGQLPEVFNSIGSLVESPALYLHLSGYDNLRYIAKLRNLPEIRIPEALELVDLTRDAKRKAKQYSLGMKQRLAIAMALLSDPQLLLLDEPVNGLDPNGMRDIRQLLVKLNKEKGVTIFVSSHLLAEIERMCTHVGIISNGKLRFEGTIEELGKQSGTCKVQVGLRDAAQWQQKLQQDYPTAILESASQVVLELPGREAIPAFTKSLVNNGADIYEIKVLNGLEEWFMTLINQK, from the coding sequence ATGCCAGAGTATATCATCCAGACTGAAGGACTCAACTTTCAGTATTCCAAATACCGGAAAGTTTTAGAAAATGTATCTCTCAACATCCCAAAAGGGGCTATCTACGGTTTTTTAGGCCCTAACGGGGCAGGTAAATCTACTACCATGAGGCTGCTGACCGGGATACTGCCCGAGCAGGAAAAATCGATAAAAGTTTTTGGCAAGCCCTTACATGGCCAGCTACCGGAAGTGTTTAACAGCATTGGATCATTAGTAGAAAGCCCGGCCCTGTACCTGCACCTTAGCGGGTATGACAACCTGCGCTACATTGCTAAACTGCGCAACCTGCCGGAAATTAGAATTCCTGAAGCATTAGAACTTGTAGACCTTACCCGCGACGCTAAGCGCAAAGCAAAACAATACTCTCTGGGTATGAAGCAGCGCCTTGCCATAGCTATGGCGTTACTTAGTGATCCGCAGCTGTTGCTACTGGATGAACCTGTAAATGGCCTTGACCCTAACGGGATGCGCGACATCCGCCAATTGCTTGTTAAGCTTAATAAAGAAAAGGGCGTTACCATATTTGTATCGAGCCATCTTTTGGCAGAAATAGAACGTATGTGTACCCACGTGGGCATTATTAGTAACGGTAAGCTGCGTTTTGAGGGTACTATAGAAGAGCTTGGCAAACAGTCTGGCACGTGCAAAGTACAGGTAGGCCTGCGCGATGCCGCCCAATGGCAACAAAAACTGCAACAGGATTACCCTACTGCGATTTTAGAAAGCGCAAGCCAGGTAGTACTTGAACTGCCCGGGCGCGAAGCCATACCGGCATTTACAAAAAGCCTGGTAAACAACGGAGCCGATATTTATGAAATTAAAGTGTTAAACGGCCTTGAAGAATGGTTTATGACACTAATCAACCAAAAATAA
- the yaaA gene encoding peroxide stress protein YaaA — MKIVISPAKSLDFETKLPVRKHTEPIFLKEAEVVHAAVKDKTPAELSSLMHISDNLAQLNWERNQEWSTPFTTKNARPAVYAFNGDVYTGLDAYTIPAAKINKLQDSLRILSGLYGLLKPLDLMQPYRLEMGTHLPVGDNKNLYEFWKQTVTAALNNELEDNELFVNLASQEYFGAVDEKTLKVPVITPEFKDYKDGKLRMVSFFAKKARGMMVRYIIDHNVKTLKGLKGFNYDGYAFDAQLSKGNTLVFTR; from the coding sequence ATGAAAATTGTAATTTCTCCGGCCAAGTCGCTGGATTTTGAAACTAAACTACCGGTGCGCAAACACACAGAGCCCATTTTTTTAAAAGAAGCCGAGGTTGTGCATGCTGCCGTAAAAGATAAAACCCCAGCCGAACTAAGCAGCCTTATGCATATTAGCGATAACCTGGCACAGCTTAACTGGGAGCGTAACCAGGAGTGGAGCACACCGTTTACGACAAAGAATGCACGTCCTGCTGTTTACGCTTTTAACGGCGATGTATATACCGGCCTTGATGCTTATACGATACCTGCTGCCAAAATAAATAAGCTACAGGATTCGCTGCGGATACTATCTGGCTTATATGGTTTGCTAAAACCGCTGGACCTTATGCAGCCCTACCGTCTTGAAATGGGTACACACCTGCCTGTGGGCGATAACAAAAACCTGTACGAGTTTTGGAAGCAAACCGTTACCGCTGCACTTAACAATGAGCTGGAGGATAACGAACTTTTTGTAAACCTTGCCAGCCAGGAATATTTTGGTGCGGTAGATGAGAAGACTTTAAAAGTACCGGTCATTACCCCGGAGTTTAAAGACTACAAAGATGGTAAACTGCGCATGGTAAGCTTCTTTGCCAAAAAAGCGAGGGGCATGATGGTGCGCTACATTATAGATCATAATGTAAAAACGCTTAAAGGGCTTAAGGGTTTTAACTATGACGGCTATGCTTTTGACGCGCAATTGAGCAAAGGAAATACACTGGTGTTTACGAGGTAG
- a CDS encoding DUF3861 domain-containing protein, with amino-acid sequence MNKKYNHYTVTLEHTYSPSDADLHRRVEVVFDNHDNLFDVIDKLQDRDHFGDMGQSTEFAIGLKMFSEVMLRNKDNALFEEFLPAFKDFMKKLKSSN; translated from the coding sequence ATGAATAAAAAATACAATCATTACACAGTAACCCTCGAACATACCTACAGCCCAAGCGATGCTGACCTGCACCGCCGTGTTGAAGTTGTGTTTGACAACCACGACAACCTGTTTGACGTTATAGATAAATTACAGGACCGTGACCATTTTGGCGATATGGGGCAGAGTACCGAATTTGCCATTGGGCTTAAAATGTTTAGCGAAGTAATGCTGCGCAATAAAGACAACGCATTATTTGAAGAGTTTCTTCCCGCTTTTAAAGATTTTATGAAAAAGCTGAAGAGCAGTAATTAG
- a CDS encoding MDR family MFS transporter, producing the protein MAGAATVSDDLVEYGFRRVIITITAVLCALLEIVDTTIVNVALNEMRGSLGATLTDVAWVITAYAIANVIVIPMTSWLSQQFGRRNYFAASIIIFTVASFACGNADNIWELVTFRFIQGMGGGALLVTAQTIITESYPAEKRGIAQAIYGMGVIVGPTLGPPLGGYLVDNYSWPLIFYINVPLGIIATVLTLIYVKSPKYGEKLSADKVDWWGIIFLIAFIGSLQFVLEHGQQDDWFEDPLIVGLSVLTVFGLLAFIWRESVYEHPIVNLKVLNDSNLRIGTIMCFILGFGLYGSTFVIPIYTQSILGWTALDAGMLLIPSSLMTAFMMPFIGQMIQKGVKKTYMVATGFSIFFGFTFWMYSIMTPDTGAEHMFWPLILRGMGLGLLFVPITTMALSTLKGKSIGEGAAFTGMMRQLGGSFGIALISTFITRFTQSHRVNLVSHEQVTDYAVQQRVHQLQQGFMAKGFSSSEALSKAYAALEGGVLKQATVLSYMDIFLYLGILFLICIPFILLVKEGKEKINMADAMH; encoded by the coding sequence ATGGCAGGAGCAGCAACCGTAAGCGACGACTTGGTAGAATACGGCTTTAGGCGGGTTATTATTACAATAACAGCGGTACTTTGTGCCCTGCTAGAAATTGTAGATACTACCATTGTAAACGTTGCACTTAATGAAATGAGGGGAAGCCTTGGTGCTACCCTTACCGATGTGGCCTGGGTAATTACAGCCTATGCCATTGCAAACGTAATTGTAATACCCATGACGAGCTGGCTATCGCAGCAGTTTGGCCGCCGAAATTATTTTGCCGCATCTATTATCATATTCACTGTAGCCTCTTTTGCCTGTGGTAATGCAGACAACATTTGGGAACTTGTAACCTTCAGGTTCATACAGGGTATGGGTGGTGGTGCGCTGCTGGTAACGGCACAAACCATTATTACTGAAAGTTACCCCGCAGAAAAACGTGGTATAGCACAGGCTATTTATGGTATGGGTGTAATTGTGGGCCCTACACTTGGTCCGCCATTGGGTGGTTACCTGGTAGACAACTACTCATGGCCGCTTATTTTTTACATCAATGTACCACTGGGCATTATAGCTACCGTACTTACCTTGATCTATGTAAAGAGCCCTAAATATGGCGAAAAACTAAGTGCAGACAAGGTAGACTGGTGGGGTATTATATTCCTTATCGCTTTTATTGGCTCACTCCAGTTTGTACTGGAACACGGCCAGCAGGACGACTGGTTTGAAGACCCGCTTATTGTAGGCCTGAGTGTACTAACTGTTTTTGGGCTACTGGCATTCATTTGGCGCGAAAGCGTATATGAGCATCCTATTGTTAATCTTAAGGTTCTCAACGACAGCAACCTGCGTATAGGTACGATAATGTGTTTTATCCTGGGCTTCGGTCTATACGGGTCTACTTTTGTAATCCCTATCTATACCCAATCGATATTAGGCTGGACGGCTCTTGATGCCGGTATGCTACTAATACCAAGTTCATTGATGACCGCCTTTATGATGCCGTTTATAGGGCAAATGATACAAAAAGGCGTAAAGAAAACGTATATGGTAGCCACAGGGTTCTCAATATTCTTTGGTTTTACCTTCTGGATGTACAGCATTATGACGCCAGATACCGGCGCCGAACATATGTTCTGGCCATTGATATTGCGCGGTATGGGCCTTGGATTACTCTTTGTACCTATTACCACCATGGCACTTTCTACCCTTAAGGGCAAGAGCATTGGCGAAGGCGCTGCCTTTACCGGGATGATGCGACAACTGGGCGGTTCGTTTGGTATTGCACTTATCAGTACGTTCATTACACGTTTTACGCAATCGCACCGTGTAAACCTTGTAAGTCATGAACAGGTAACTGACTATGCCGTGCAACAAAGGGTACATCAGCTACAGCAGGGTTTTATGGCTAAAGGATTTTCGTCCAGCGAAGCATTGAGTAAGGCGTATGCAGCCTTAGAAGGCGGTGTACTGAAACAGGCAACTGTATTATCTTACATGGACATATTTTTATACCTGGGCATCTTGTTTCTTATTTGTATTCCTTTTATCCTGCTTGTAAAAGAGGGTAAAGAGAAAATAAATATGGCAGACGCGATGCACTAA
- a CDS encoding HlyD family secretion protein, whose product MEKKKTNKKFIIILVALVVVGGGYGTYKYLHSLAHETTDDAQVEKNMNPIIPRVTGYITKVNVKDNDIVKKGDTLFVIDDKDYVVRVEEAKAAVVAAESSYEAAKADIGGAAANVSVSDANIASSRGNIEAAKVRVWRANNDFERYQNLYNNKSITKQQFEQAQATKQEADANLRVLQQAEAASKSQRNASISRSNVSASQTKVAEANIEKAKATLRAAELNLSYTVVTAAVDGQVSTIDIQPGQLVQPGQALFYIINNEAAWVVANFKETQITKMKAGQKVTIEADAYPGVEFEGELTSFSPATGARFSLLPPDNATGNFVKTIQRLPVKISLTNNNDKEKVQLLRPGMNVEVDVHLK is encoded by the coding sequence ATGGAAAAGAAGAAAACAAATAAAAAGTTTATAATCATACTTGTTGCCCTTGTAGTTGTAGGGGGCGGTTACGGAACCTATAAGTACCTGCACTCCCTTGCCCACGAAACTACGGATGATGCCCAGGTAGAAAAAAACATGAACCCTATAATTCCACGTGTTACCGGCTACATTACAAAAGTGAATGTAAAAGATAACGACATCGTTAAAAAAGGCGATACGCTTTTTGTTATAGACGATAAAGACTATGTGGTAAGGGTAGAGGAAGCAAAAGCAGCTGTTGTGGCAGCAGAGAGCAGCTATGAGGCCGCTAAGGCCGATATAGGCGGTGCTGCAGCAAACGTATCTGTAAGCGATGCTAACATTGCGTCATCACGTGGTAACATTGAAGCTGCAAAGGTGCGCGTATGGAGGGCTAATAACGACTTTGAGCGTTACCAGAACCTTTACAATAATAAAAGCATTACAAAACAACAGTTTGAGCAGGCACAGGCCACCAAACAGGAGGCTGATGCTAACCTAAGGGTTTTACAACAGGCAGAAGCCGCAAGCAAAAGCCAGCGTAATGCCAGCATAAGCCGCAGCAATGTATCTGCATCGCAAACTAAAGTAGCAGAAGCTAACATTGAAAAAGCTAAAGCTACCCTTAGGGCTGCCGAGCTTAACCTTAGCTATACTGTAGTAACTGCTGCTGTAGACGGACAGGTTTCTACTATAGATATTCAGCCGGGCCAGCTGGTACAACCGGGCCAGGCATTGTTCTACATAATCAACAACGAGGCTGCATGGGTTGTAGCTAACTTTAAAGAAACGCAGATCACAAAAATGAAAGCAGGCCAAAAAGTAACCATCGAGGCTGATGCTTATCCTGGTGTAGAGTTTGAAGGCGAACTTACGTCTTTCTCTCCTGCTACCGGCGCACGTTTCTCTTTATTGCCTCCGGATAATGCTACCGGTAACTTTGTAAAAACAATACAAAGGCTTCCTGTAAAAATATCCCTTACGAACAACAACGACAAAGAAAAAGTACAACTACTGCGCCCGGGTATGAACGTAGAGGTAGACGTACACTTAAAATAA
- a CDS encoding TolC family protein, whose translation MKINQILPIGLLLFSGAALHAQEKKQLSLDEAVNMAVTQSTEASLADTRVETSKLELANTKNEAYPSFKLSGQYLRVTDPTINLKSTSSGDTSGGDSGSTASSTPKVNSAMFGLANASVPLFAGGKIRNSIAASENAYKAETFNAANTKEQVALQTIALYTNLYKAQQSVSLIEENLKSANQRVKDFTAMEQNGLLARNDLLKSQLQASNIQLSLENAKKNVVTINYQLATLLHLPEGTQIAVNDAYFKNNQNAQPAITEGEAVAQRNDLEALRFAEKAAESSIKIAKADYYPALSLSAGYVYLNVPNFVEVYNAANVGIGVSYDLAGIFKNSKKVKAAESRRNETHQQLDLATEQVKVQVKDALESYNLAIKQNKVYTEAVTQAEENYRIVKDKYDNGLVDTNDLLEADVQQLQTRLDQTFSKADITQRFYDLLNASGKLTNSFNLTQNK comes from the coding sequence ATGAAAATTAATCAGATCCTGCCTATAGGGCTTCTGCTTTTCTCTGGCGCGGCACTGCATGCCCAGGAAAAGAAACAGCTTTCGCTGGATGAAGCCGTAAACATGGCGGTTACACAAAGTACCGAGGCCAGCCTGGCAGACACCAGGGTAGAAACCTCTAAACTGGAACTGGCCAATACCAAGAACGAAGCTTACCCATCATTTAAGCTTTCAGGACAGTATTTGCGAGTTACAGACCCTACCATCAACCTCAAGAGTACCAGTAGTGGCGACACATCCGGAGGAGATTCCGGCAGCACAGCCTCATCTACACCAAAAGTAAACAGCGCCATGTTTGGCCTTGCCAACGCAAGCGTACCGTTATTTGCCGGAGGTAAGATAAGAAACAGTATTGCAGCAAGCGAAAATGCTTATAAGGCTGAAACCTTTAATGCTGCCAATACTAAAGAGCAGGTAGCCTTACAAACAATTGCGCTGTATACTAACCTGTATAAAGCACAACAGTCTGTATCGCTTATTGAGGAAAACCTTAAGAGTGCTAACCAGAGGGTAAAAGATTTTACCGCTATGGAGCAAAATGGCCTCCTTGCCCGTAACGACTTATTGAAGTCGCAACTTCAGGCAAGCAACATTCAGCTTAGCCTTGAAAATGCTAAAAAGAATGTAGTTACCATAAACTATCAGCTGGCTACCCTGCTGCACCTGCCTGAAGGCACGCAGATAGCGGTAAACGACGCATACTTTAAAAATAACCAAAATGCACAGCCTGCCATTACAGAAGGTGAAGCCGTAGCACAACGCAATGACCTTGAAGCTTTAAGGTTTGCAGAGAAGGCAGCCGAAAGCAGCATTAAGATAGCTAAGGCAGACTACTACCCTGCCCTGTCACTTTCTGCCGGATATGTGTACCTTAACGTACCAAATTTTGTAGAGGTATATAACGCGGCCAATGTAGGCATAGGCGTATCGTATGACCTTGCCGGTATATTTAAGAACAGCAAGAAAGTTAAAGCTGCGGAAAGCCGCAGGAACGAAACACACCAGCAGCTGGACCTTGCTACAGAGCAGGTAAAAGTGCAGGTAAAGGATGCGCTTGAAAGCTATAACCTGGCCATTAAACAAAACAAGGTATATACCGAGGCCGTAACGCAGGCAGAAGAAAACTACCGCATAGTAAAAGACAAGTACGATAACGGCCTTGTAGATACTAACGACCTGCTTGAGGCCGATGTGCAGCAGCTACAAACAAGGTTAGACCAAACCTTTAGCAAGGCAGACATTACCCAGCGTTTTTATGACCTGCTGAATGCTTCAGGAAAATTGACCAATTCATTTAATCTTACTCAAAACAAATAA